TGTAGAAATTGCGCagagaattaataaatattaatcatttTCTAAATATGCTGGTTCCTCTTTTCTCTATAATAAACTATTTTAAAATAGTTTAActataatagaatatttttttataataaacatgtattttttccgtacaaTAAacctattatttttataataattaaaaatgtataactaaacctattttttataataattaataaatttttgatAATGAACCTatcttttataataattaaagaattttttatagtagacctattttttataataattaaaaattcttttataataGACCTATATACTTTCTCTATAATAAATCTATTCAAAAAATACGAGGAAAAAAATGACACTTTGGAATCTGTTTATGCGTAATTTGGGCATGGGTCAGAAATGATCCAACTTCGATCTTCACGAGATTCGAGGTTCgtttttaaagaaatgaatttttcaattagTAGAAGACTCTGTTATTACGCGAATTTACTCGATTTTAACATTACGTTGAATCATATTAAAAGAAAGTTCAGCAAGAGACAACGTGTATTCAGTTtaacgattaaatttaaattctctGGTTTGTTTGCATACGGTTCTATATATACAGTCTTATCCTGTTTATTTTGGGGTACGGTAGATGAGAATGGGGACTAGAACAAAGTTCAGCTGATGTCATCTAGGCACCGTCATTCCTGGACTATGGGTTGTTTTTGGTGAATTACAAAGGCAAGCTTCGGTTGATGTCATCTGGTGATAGATTATCTCTGAACGATGAGTCGTCGATGCACTTGCATCGATGCATTTGTATCTGTGGGGACCTTTAGTCTCTCGTCTCGAAAGATCTCAACGAACTCGCTGCGAAATCTTTTATTCTTTATTGTTTGTTTCATTTTAAACGGGTTTAACCCTTCAGTAagcaaaaatataagaaaagaaacaaagaaattataCGGTACAGTTGTAGGAGGCTAACAGTCCCGTAACAATATTTCTAAAAGTAACAGGGgaagaaaaattctaaaagtaacatttatttctaaaagtaacagagaaagaaaattctatcgaaacgattaaactgACTGAAAACTGACTGAAAATTGACTGAAGTGAAGTTTTCAACTGAAACAGTTCTATGAAGTACTGAATGTATTAATATTCTTAAATGCTTCGAAAAGTGTAACGGTTCGTTTATCGTATTAATGAACTAACTCAAGAAAAGAATCGTTCATTCGTTTATTCGACCTTTTTTCTTATCTTTGTACCTAGAATCCATACCTGTGATATTTCTCACCTGCTGACAACCAACCTGTACTCGAGAGCGACGCGTCTCGCGATTTAAGTTCTCGAGTCACTGCGCCGGAGTATCGATTCGAACATCGCCATTTTACCTCGGGGACTGCCCGTGGTGCTTTTATTCGATGCCTCGTTTCCGTTAATAAAGCGGGAAACTTTTTATGAACTTCGTGAGAAATCTTCACAGTTATTTCACGGATGTATCGTCGAATGGATATGGAAACTGTAGTAACAGGAAAACGGGGTTTCGTGTGATATTATAATAGTTCTTTAATGTTATATCTTTACATTAGAATCGATAACTGGAATTATTACACAACGATACGTTCGTTACAATGTGTGATTGAAGAGGACATCCTGCAAGCTCGAGTAGTTATTTCACGGATATCCAATATTGTCGAGTGAATAACGAGAAAACGTTgaaattcgtataaaattaattcttcaATGTTGTATCTTTACACTAGAATTTGTAACTGGAAATATTAGAAGCGATTCATTCGTCACGAGTGATTAGAGAAAACATCCTGCAAGCTCGAGTAGTTATTTCATGGATAATCAACATTGTCGAGTGAATAACGTGAAAACGTtgatttcgtataaaattaattcttcaATGTTGTATCTTTGCACTAGAATTTGTAACTGGAAATATTAGAAGCGATTCATTCGTCACGAGTGATTAGAAAAAACATCCTGCAAGCTCGAGTAGTTATTCCACGGATAACCAATATTGTAGATTGGATATGGAGACTGGTGTAACGAGAAGACGATTTTTCATATAAAATCAGTTCTTTAATATTGCGTCTTTACATTAAAATCGATAACTGAAATTATTATAAGCGATTCAGTCGTTCCAACGAGTAATTGATAAAGACATCCTGTAAGCTCGAGTAGTTATTTCACGGATATCCAATATTGTAGATTGGATGTGGAAACTGGTATAACGAAAAGACTTTGattgtgtataaaattaattcttcaATGTTGTATCTTTACACTAGAATTTGTAACTGGAAATATTAGAAGCGATTCATTCGTCACGAGTAATTGATAAGGACATCCTGCAAGCTCGAGTAGATACAAAGAGTAGACTAACGAGAAGATTATTTTCCTTACAAAATTAGTTCGTTACCAGTAACGAGTAATCGAGGAGAGCTTTCTGCAAGCTCCGAGTATATATTCCATGAATGACCAACATCATCGATTACATCCGGAGACTCAGTTAACGAGAAGATTACtttttcgtacaaaattacATCCTTAAACTCTTTTCGCGCGTAAACCAACGTTGTCGCTTGGATACGAATACTCGAGGTAAGGAGAAGACGattattcgtaaaaaattatCTCTTTACTGGTAGATCTTTACACTAGGCTCGGTAACTGGAATTTATTACAATCTGAAGGTTCGTTTACAACGGATAGTTGAGGAGTACATCCTGCCTGGCCAGCTCGAGCAACATGGGATCGTCGAAGAATTTGTTTATCGACACGTCCTCCGAGAGCCCTTTGCGTCTTCGTGTTTTCAACATGAACTCTCTGGCCAGGTGGGTGGCCGGTTGGGGTTCCAGCGGTCGAATCGTGATGCTTTTGTCCAAGGGATCGCCAGGCACGATCTGCCAATGGTGAAACACGGAAAGACAGAACGCCTGGCCTTGGGTGTGGGTACGCAGGTCGGTCTCGAAACCGAAGCTATCGATCGCTGGTATGAACGCCTTGATGGTGTACAACGGGCTACCAGGAACTGGTGCGTCTTGGGTCACGTGTCCTCTTCTTTTGGCCAATACCGTGTACACGGCCGAGACGCAATCAGCCGGGGCTTGGACCTCCACGAACAGGTAGGGTTCCATCAATCTGGGTGTCGCCATAAGGAAAGCGGAGTACGCCACTCTTCTCGCGGTGGGAATTATCTGACCACCTGCAAAACCAATGGAGTCAATCCTTGGTACGTGTTCAACGTTTTCGGTGctgcacacacgcacacacacacacacagagatcATGGGACTTGGGTGCAACGATAGAGGTCGCTGTAGAGGGCAGTGTACTTCGAGGAggtacattgggttgttcgttcaagtgatttcgttttccaaaatggagaatatagaatttaataaaccgTTTATACATTGtagcaaaaatcgtgtttcattttcaccaaaaaaacaaaacgactttccgaacaacacgATACATTTCAAACTGTGCCTCGATTTTATCGATGTTACTTCTAAATTAACATTATTGCAGGAATAATATAGTTATAAAAGTACGTTCGTAAACTTTCAAATAGCATTATTCTTGTtgaaaatactataaaataagtaCAGccacaaattatcgaatacttcTACTTTCTACGCTACGTTTCGAACAGATATCGTGACCATtcttaaatatagaaaattggCATGGCGGTCAACCTGTTAACGatactttaataataataagtaaCACTATGTAAGTATAATAGTTCACCAACCCCCTCGATGAAGAGGTTCCTGAGCGATCACCGCGTCCAGAATCTTGAATTTCACATTTCGAATCGGTTCCTCGCACAATGGGCCCTCTCGAGTGCCCCATTGAAAGCCCTGTATGATGGCGTCTCGCGCGCTGTTCAGCAACGATTTGTCCACCTCCGATGGCAGTGTGTCGTCTACCAGAATATTGGGCCCAGTGGCGTCTGGCCCGAAGGCCCATATACTACGCGCAGCCAGCAAGTCCCAGTCGTATTTCGTTTGGAAAAACTCCCCTAGTCGTTTTCTGCAAGTTTCGACAGAATCGAAAGTACGAGAGATACTTAGTAAGAAGAGTACAGAGAGTTGAATTTTAGTTTTTATCGTTTGAGCAGAGATTCTCAAACAATAGATCGAGAGTAATTTAAACGTTCGTCAGGAAAGTTTTCCATTgcacaattaaataaatttgtatatcaCCTGAGTGATATTTGTTGTTCGAACCAACACCTCTTTTCGAAGTGTGCAGTACGAGCGAGTGTGTCGTGGAAAAATGACGTGAGATCATTCACTTCGAAATCTTCAACATTTGTCGATTTCACGTTCTTTCGGTAAGCGTCAAACACGAAACGACGCGTTCAAACGTACCTGTTTCGCGTAATTGGAACATGGATACAAGTTTAAGAAACCCTATCTTGGAAAGTAGTTAGCTTCGAGTACATTTGATttcaaaatcttcgaaatttttcgattcCATGTTTTTCCACCGATCGTCAAACATGAAACGACGCGTTCAAACTTACTTGTTCACGTAATTGGAACATGGACACAAATTTAATTCCAATTTGATTCAAAAATTTCCGAAGTTTCTCGATTCCACGTTCTTCCATTGATCGTCAAACGTGAAACAACGCGTTCAAACTTACTTGTTCCACGCACTATCTATACATATTCCGTTTCTATATGCTCCATGAGACCCCTTTCGagcgaatttaaataaaaaataccattTTCGAAAGCGAATCCAAGTATGAAAATCCTTATCTTGGAGAGTGGTTCGCTTCATGGATATTGCTCCTCTTTCAGTAATCGTCAAACGTGAACCAACCCGTTCAAACTTACTTGTTCCACGTGATTCGAACGTGTTCCGCCTCTATGTCCTCCGCGAGGCCCCTTTCGAGCGGCTCGGCGATCATCGTCAGCTTGTTCCGTTTGTTCGGCGTTTCAGCGAAACACTTCAACGAGCTAGTTTCCACCACTGTCTCCGCAAAAGCGACCACAGGATCGGCAACTTTAATGTCGATCTCCGAATACATGCGACGCAAGTCGTGCATCGCGCAATCCAGGTACAACTCGCCGGTTCCCAGTACCACGTGTTCGCCGCTCTCCTCGACTCTGGTACCCAACAGCGGGTAACTCTTATTCACCTTTCTCAGACCGTCCAacatttttggcagttctgacgGATTGACAGGCTCGACCGCGATCTTGATCACGCTTTGCGTGTTGAACTTCAACGGTCGAAAGATATGCAGATCGTCCGAGCTGTTCAGATCCGTGATCGTGCTGGTTTTCACGATCGGTCTGTCGATACCCTCTATGAGCACCCAATTGCCCGCCGGGACTCTGTTCAGCTCGATCGAGTAGCGTGCCTCGCTGATCCACAATCTACCAACGGTGAGAACGCGCGAATCCTCCTCGTCCGTGCGCGAATACGCTTCACCTAACACGCGAACGCGTTGTCCAGCCTCGAGGGTACCGGACATCACTCTTCCGAGAACGACGAACAACGTGCAGTCCTCGGTGGGGTACATTTTCGTGCTGTGAATCATCAATCTTCCCTGGAAATATCGTTTAACCGTTTAGAATTCTACCAATCGTCTATGAAAATATGTAAATGGTCCACTAACATCAGGATCACAGTTGACCATGTTCTGGGCGAGAGGCGAATCCATTGGTCCTGTGTAGACGTGTTGAACTTTAACCGGTGCATGGGATTGTGGACTGGGAACGTGAGCCACGCACATGTCTACCAGTCCGCACATGTCCCCTAGAAAGCGCGTGCAGACGAGCCTCAACAGAGGTCTGATGTTCATCTTCATTTCCTCCGATGTTAATCTGATGCCCAGTTCGTCCAACACTATGGAATTAAATAACGATTAGTACAACCTATCGATTGAACGCGGTGATACGTAGCAACGTTACCGACCATCGGGCAAAGTCGTGTCAACATCGCCGACAACCTGCGCGAATATTTTGTACAACGGTTCGAGAATGAATTCGATGAAACTGCGCTGCGCCGTATTGTGGGGCGGTTTCTTGGTGAACTTCCGCGTCTTGGAGTTGAAGTATATGTCGCCCcacaatcgtttcgcgaactcgTTCGCGTTTAACGTGGGATGGGTCTTTGCGTATAGCGCGGCGAACGATTTCAGGGTGAAGCAAACGTTGTACTCTGAGCTCGCGAAACAAACGTTCCCGATCGCTGGCGACACGAACGACGGATTCTCGTTGTCCGAGTAGAGCGCTATCAGCCCGTTGATTTCCTCGATGATGTGTCTCAGCTTGTAGTACGCGTCCAACGGTGGTAACTTCAGCTCCAAAATGAGACGGTCTATCTTGTTTATGCAGACCGTCAGCGCGAGTTTTTCTTGCAGAGCGTGTTTCAGTAAACGTTCTGTGTTCAACATCACTCCCTCGGCGGCGTCAACGATCAGTATCGCCCCGTCGGACAAACGTATCGCTGCTGTCGCCTCGTCGGAAAAATTTACGTGACCTGGTGTATCGAATATGTTCAAAAGATACGATTTGGACTTGACGTCCTGCAGCAACAGAGTAACGGGCGTTGCCTTTGTCGACACACCTCGTTGTTGCTCCGTGAACAACGTATCCGTGTACCTGTCGAGGCAAACGAGTTTTTTATTAACGAACGATAAAAGGGGATGGACGAAACATCTGTAATTCGCTTGTATACCTCAATGGTTTTTCATCTGTCACGCTGTGCAGATAGGGATGAGTTTGTCTTACTAGACAATCCACCAGAGTGGTCTTGCCGTGGTGTAAATGACCTAGTAAAACAACATTTCGTATCAGATGTGGAGCATCCATCATATCGGCTAAAAATTCTATGCTGtacgttgtatctggaagttgTTGTTGTTTTATTTGAAACTTTGGTTTTCTGGTGGGTGCTATCAGTGGTTTGTCCAATGGCTGAGCATCTTCCTCTTGTACCAATGTTTCCACCTGTAACATATCGCTATtagataaattgtaattacaaaAGCATAGATAGAAATATATCTGTGATCAATGTGCATACTTCTGGTCCATAAACTTCCAATGCACTAGGATAATATCTCTTATCTTCGTGCAATACAACTGCCATAGAATTGCCTTGTTCAGATTGTTCTCTAGATTCGTCTTTGTCCTCTTCCATCTCTTCATCGGAACGTTCTCTGTCTTCGATGTCGTCCCCGGCATTTCCGTATTCATTTTCATCTTCGCTATCGGAGGCCAAATCGGGTCCAATGTAGTTGCCGAATTCGTCGTACAGATCCGCGTCCATGATGAATCTTGCACTAACTTAAATAACAACTGCAAATACCACGGTTCGAGTTTATTTACTTGGCATAGACTACTTTTACTTCGTTCGTGAcatattctttgtttgttttattttctttaaataacCTTAATTACGATTGTTTACATCAAGTGATTCGCGTACATAACCTCAAAGCCGACAAGTAACCGGTCACGTGTAGATTtgtgaaagaaacgattaatcgtTAACCAATGTCACTGAACGCGACGCAACATTTACGAATTACGTTCATTAAGGCCGTACACTTaccaaaatttatattatatacagCGGACGTTTAATCGATGTTGTATTTATAATTGGTTACGGTTATGAAGCGTACATTGCGCGAATCaatgtgataaaataaataacaacatgtttttaaatatctttaatCGCAACATTAATGGTACGGAATATAGAATTCCACGAAACACTTGTTTACGAATAAATTACACGCGTGTTATTCGCATTGCACAAGATACACAAATCGTGTAAACTGTGCAGAGTGAAGTAAGCGGGAAAACAACATGACGTGCCAATATAACGAAATCATTTCTATCGTGTGATTTTATCCTGTAACGAGGTAATTTCAAAATGTCATCGAATACGTGTATGCGATCCACGAATTTGCGCATTTAGAAGTGGTGACGATTCTTAAATTCGGAATTGTCTTCTCATAGATGAGATTAGATCAGCTAAACATCGTTGGTATGATTGCGAAACACGCCGTGTTGACTGCAATGTACGCCGCTAGGGTAGTTAATGTTTGCGCGCAGGTCGTAAAAGTATACAGGACCTATCATACACGGCACTAATGTTAGAAGTTTACACAAACATACTTTCTACATAGATACGAATGTTGCCCACAGTGGCCCAGACTGACAGCTGGAAGAACGCGAAGCAGGAGTGGCAGATCATGTAAGGTAAGTGTTCTTTGTTTTGTCGAGGAATAGATAGGTTTGAAACGGTTAAAGGACGATATTATAGACCGATCGGCTCTACTTACGCGTCGAAAACTTCTCTTCTAATTTTGTCCTATTAAGTGTAATTGACACACCCGCTACATTACAATGCTCAATGTtacttttcgtttctcgagttcgcgtaaACAAAATTATCAACTCCGGTGTTACGTTAGACGCGTTAAAATATCCGTGAGCAACGTGTTGTCACATTCgtcgttttaattaaaataacccTTTCAGGGCACCTTGGCTAGACAGTGAAGCTTGACAACTGACGAAGAGCCACACTGCTAAGAATACATTAGAAGAGTTGACAGAATAGGCAGAAGAAGGCAGAGCagtgggggagggggtgggaAAACAAAAGGCGGTATGACACGACCTCCTAATAATGACAACCTTATGACCTTCAAGTTGGTCGTAGTTGGCGATGGAGGTGTTGGAAAGAGCGCGCTCACCATACAGTTCTTTCAACAGTTATTTGTTACCGATTACGATCCCACAATCGAAGATAGTTACATTCAACATACAGAGGTAGACAAACAATGGTGCATTCTAGATGGTAAGTAAAACTgcattacattcaaacggcttTGTTGCGTTTAATTTTTGGTTCTACGGTCCGAGACAGTGCTATCCGCTATTTTCTGACTATGCTTGGCGCATTATACTAAACGCACAATGCATCCTTACATGTACAAAGGTTTATTTGTATCTAACAGTGCTAGATACAGCTGGTCAAGAAGAATTCAGTGCCATGCGCGAACAATACATGCGCAAGGGTGATGGGTTTCTGTTAGTGTATTCTGTGACCGACAAACAGTCGTACGAGAATATCATGAATTTTTATACCCAAATACTTAGGGTGAAGGATAGAGATGTATACCCCATGCTTCTGGTAGCCAATAAAGTTGACTTGGTACATTTGAGAAAGGTTACAGAGGAACAGGGAAGGGAATTGGCACACCGTTTGGGTATACCTTACATTGAAACTTCTGCCAAAGATCCACCGTTAAACGTAGACGCAGCATTTCACGAGGTAGGGGACGAAGAGAGTAGGTGGATAAGACAGAAATTATTGTTCAGCTGGCAAGTAGACTAGAACGGTTAAGAGGCTTGAATCATTTTGTCCTAGGTCGTTCGTATTATCAGAAATCAACCTCCGACCGAATTGGAAAAAAACCGGAGGAAACGGAGACGTTCAGGGAAATGTAATCTTTTGTAAACCTCGAGAATATCAAGCAAGTATATTGGAGGTTGCGCTACGATCACGCGCCGCCTTCCCGAGGAGTCACTTTTTTGTCGCAAAAGTGAAACGCACCTgccaaaacaaaaacaaaagaaaagaaaagaaaagaaaaagaaaaaaaaagcagaaTGGGTCTTCTGTCCTCCATCGTATATAGGTTACTACGACTTgtgaatttttccttttctttttccattcacGTATATGATTTCGTAGTATTAACGAGCGTCGAACGATTGATATCCCACCCCTGTATAATAAGTGTACAAAATAGTAACGATAAGTCATGCATTGATCGAAAGGTAAACAATGCTCCACCTATCTTCAAGACGCGATTAGATTTTTTAAATGGAAACCAATTCAGTATCGGGTTAagacttgaaaaaaaaatggaaaaattcgtcGGAGATATTGACTGTTCATCATCTCGATAACACAAGACCGCATCTCTGTACACGCGTACACATCAATTTTCTACCATCGACGAAACACTATGGAATTGAGCGTTTTTTATTGCACACTGCATACATAATTCTATAGAGAATCTTTTTACTTCTTCACGTAAGATCTTGTCATGAAATGACTATAATGGTTTCGTATATCGACTCAGCTCATTTTTTAAACAGCTGTCGAAAATCATAGCTTTAAGCGTATTTATTTGTGTTCCATTAAATTAAGCGATACTTTTCTTCCGATATTGTTTTCGTATTGTGATATATTCCACGACGGTCCGTCGTTTCTTCGAAAcaagtatttttcttcgtatacTACAATAATTGTTCTTGACCGAATTCACGCGACGGTGTTCATTACGCGTGTATATTGTTTGTTgcacggtttctttcttttttttttcctttttatcgaatttgtccgtttcttgagTAACGTTCGTTAAAGAAATCTTTCGGTCGACGAGTATTCGGTTTTATCAGCGATTGTGCATTAGGTGTTCCAAGCCTAATGAGTAATTAATATTCTGAATCAGGAATAAAAGTATTCAATGTGAGGCAATATTGCCTCTGCTATTAGATTACTGGCTTTCGTGCACACCGAGGTCTGATGTAAATTATCTATCGCGTTCGAGTTTACAAAGAA
The Ptiloglossa arizonensis isolate GNS036 chromosome 12, iyPtiAriz1_principal, whole genome shotgun sequence DNA segment above includes these coding regions:
- the LOC143153143 gene encoding 116 kDa U5 small nuclear ribonucleoprotein component, giving the protein MDADLYDEFGNYIGPDLASDSEDENEYGNAGDDIEDRERSDEEMEEDKDESREQSEQGNSMAVVLHEDKRYYPSALEVYGPEVETLVQEEDAQPLDKPLIAPTRKPKFQIKQQQLPDTTYSIEFLADMMDAPHLIRNVVLLGHLHHGKTTLVDCLVRQTHPYLHSVTDEKPLRYTDTLFTEQQRGVSTKATPVTLLLQDVKSKSYLLNIFDTPGHVNFSDEATAAIRLSDGAILIVDAAEGVMLNTERLLKHALQEKLALTVCINKIDRLILELKLPPLDAYYKLRHIIEEINGLIALYSDNENPSFVSPAIGNVCFASSEYNVCFTLKSFAALYAKTHPTLNANEFAKRLWGDIYFNSKTRKFTKKPPHNTAQRSFIEFILEPLYKIFAQVVGDVDTTLPDVLDELGIRLTSEEMKMNIRPLLRLVCTRFLGDMCGLVDMCVAHVPSPQSHAPVKVQHVYTGPMDSPLAQNMVNCDPDGRLMIHSTKMYPTEDCTLFVVLGRVMSGTLEAGQRVRVLGEAYSRTDEEDSRVLTVGRLWISEARYSIELNRVPAGNWVLIEGIDRPIVKTSTITDLNSSDDLHIFRPLKFNTQSVIKIAVEPVNPSELPKMLDGLRKVNKSYPLLGTRVEESGEHVVLGTGELYLDCAMHDLRRMYSEIDIKVADPVVAFAETVVETSSLKCFAETPNKRNKLTMIAEPLERGLAEDIEAEHVRITWNKKRLGEFFQTKYDWDLLAARSIWAFGPDATGPNILVDDTLPSEVDKSLLNSARDAIIQGFQWGTREGPLCEEPIRNVKFKILDAVIAQEPLHRGGGQIIPTARRVAYSAFLMATPRLMEPYLFVEVQAPADCVSAVYTVLAKRRGHVTQDAPVPGSPLYTIKAFIPAIDSFGFETDLRTHTQGQAFCLSVFHHWQIVPGDPLDKSITIRPLEPQPATHLAREFMLKTRRRKGLSEDVSINKFFDDPMLLELARQDVLLNYPL
- the LOC143153144 gene encoding ras-related protein M-Ras, whose protein sequence is MTRPPNNDNLMTFKLVVVGDGGVGKSALTIQFFQQLFVTDYDPTIEDSYIQHTEVDKQWCILDVLDTAGQEEFSAMREQYMRKGDGFLLVYSVTDKQSYENIMNFYTQILRVKDRDVYPMLLVANKVDLVHLRKVTEEQGRELAHRLGIPYIETSAKDPPLNVDAAFHEVVRIIRNQPPTELEKNRRKRRRSGKCNLL